One Thermodesulfobacteriota bacterium genomic region harbors:
- a CDS encoding carboxymuconolactone decarboxylase family protein, whose translation MARVKYIEEETTDNPVIKEAFERMRKKRGKVTNIYKALAHKPSILSTIGPFVAAVQQPEELDPKLKERIILRVSKLNRSAYCCHAHEQISAKMGFTPAEITEMNEPASAHINDAEKAALNYAEALTLNPGSIPDAVFAELRKYYSDSQVVEITMIAALYNMINRFNEALKLDPEEY comes from the coding sequence ATGGCAAGGGTCAAATACATAGAGGAAGAAACGACCGACAATCCGGTCATCAAGGAAGCGTTCGAGCGTATGCGGAAGAAAAGGGGAAAGGTCACTAACATCTACAAGGCGCTCGCACACAAGCCCTCCATCCTGAGCACTATCGGCCCGTTCGTTGCCGCCGTCCAGCAGCCGGAGGAGCTCGACCCCAAGCTCAAGGAGAGGATCATACTCAGGGTGTCGAAGCTCAACCGCTCGGCCTACTGCTGCCACGCCCACGAGCAGATAAGCGCCAAGATGGGGTTCACTCCCGCGGAGATTACGGAGATGAACGAGCCTGCGAGCGCGCATATTAACGACGCAGAGAAGGCGGCGCTCAATTACGCCGAGGCGCTGACTCTCAATCCGGGGAGCATCCCCGACGCGGTGTTCGCCGAGCTGAGGAAGTATTACAGCGATTCGCAGGTGGTCGAGATCACGATGATCGCCGCGCTTTACAACATGATAAACAGGTTCAACGAGGCGCTGAAGTTAGATCCCGAGGAGTATTGA
- a CDS encoding ABC transporter ATP-binding protein: MNSIISVRNLSKTYASGLQALKNIDLEIRRGEIFALLGPNGAGKTTLISIICGIVNPGAGARVIADGHDIVRDYRAARSSIGLVPQELTTDVFETVRDTMNFSRGLFGKPPDPAYIEKVLRDLSLWDKKDTKILALSGGMKRRVLIAKALAHEPRILFLDEPTAGVDVELRRDMWEMVRGLRESGVTIILTTHYIEEAELMADRIGIINKGEIILVEEKEALMRKLGKRQLTLFLQSPISEIPEGLNGYTLELSPDGSELVYTFDAHGDHTGIAGLLRLLNEHGIDYRDIHSSESSLEEIFVSLVREKG, encoded by the coding sequence GTGAACTCGATAATATCTGTCAGGAACCTGAGCAAGACATACGCATCAGGCCTTCAGGCGCTCAAGAACATCGACCTCGAGATCAGAAGAGGAGAGATATTCGCGCTGCTGGGCCCTAACGGCGCGGGGAAGACGACACTCATAAGCATTATCTGCGGGATTGTGAACCCGGGCGCGGGTGCGAGGGTTATCGCCGACGGGCACGACATAGTGCGCGACTACAGGGCGGCGCGCTCGAGCATCGGGCTCGTCCCCCAGGAGCTTACGACGGACGTGTTCGAGACGGTGCGGGACACGATGAACTTCAGCAGGGGACTCTTCGGGAAGCCGCCCGACCCTGCATATATCGAGAAAGTGCTCAGGGACCTCTCGCTCTGGGATAAGAAGGATACGAAGATACTCGCACTCTCGGGAGGGATGAAGCGGAGGGTGCTAATAGCAAAGGCCCTCGCGCACGAGCCGAGGATACTGTTCCTCGACGAGCCAACGGCAGGCGTGGACGTAGAGCTGAGAAGAGACATGTGGGAGATGGTGAGGGGGCTGCGCGAGAGCGGAGTAACGATCATTCTGACTACTCATTATATAGAAGAAGCGGAGCTCATGGCCGACCGCATCGGGATAATCAACAAGGGCGAGATAATACTGGTGGAGGAAAAGGAAGCCTTGATGCGGAAATTGGGCAAGAGACAATTGACGCTCTTCCTCCAGAGCCCCATAAGCGAGATCCCCGAGGGTCTGAACGGCTATACGCTCGAGCTCTCGCCCGACGGCAGCGAGCTCGTCTACACGTTCGACGCGCACGGAGATCATACGGGCATAGCCGGGCTCCTCAGGCTCCTAAACGAGCACGGGATCGACTACAGGGACATTCATTCGAGCGAGAGCTCTTTAGAGGAGATATTCGTGAGCCTCGTGAGGGAGAAGGGATGA
- a CDS encoding glycosyltransferase, with translation MSVVLITPDTFATIRRTVDCLKSQTVNSKLELVIVALSAGEVGVSPEELAVFHGFQVVKPGEITSYGQALAAGVRAASALVVAFSEDHVFPDPFWAEALIGSHKKGWAAVGPVIYIANPESPIAWADILMGYSPWMYPNAGGEMNHIPGHNSSYKRDILLEYGPELDRFLESESVLHWDLVSKGHKLYLEPAAKIYHLNFDFFSTFLSVNLQMGRMFAATRCQTWPKAKRILFALGSLLIPFVRFYRIARNYSGSLGLLKSKPQVYPILFAGLFVSALGEMAGYISGPGDSLQKTFEYHFHRDRHMKKDM, from the coding sequence ATGTCCGTGGTGTTAATTACTCCCGACACCTTCGCAACAATAAGAAGAACCGTCGATTGCCTGAAATCGCAGACCGTCAACAGCAAGCTCGAATTAGTGATAGTCGCGCTGTCCGCGGGTGAGGTCGGAGTAAGCCCAGAGGAGCTCGCAGTTTTTCACGGGTTTCAGGTAGTGAAGCCGGGCGAGATAACTTCTTACGGACAGGCACTGGCGGCGGGCGTAAGAGCCGCATCCGCGCTCGTCGTCGCCTTCTCTGAGGACCACGTATTCCCGGACCCCTTCTGGGCCGAGGCATTGATCGGATCGCATAAGAAAGGCTGGGCCGCGGTCGGGCCGGTGATATACATTGCGAACCCGGAGAGCCCGATCGCATGGGCGGATATCCTGATGGGCTACTCTCCGTGGATGTATCCGAACGCCGGGGGAGAAATGAATCATATTCCCGGACACAACAGCAGCTACAAGCGCGATATCCTGCTCGAATACGGCCCTGAGCTCGACAGGTTCCTCGAATCGGAGAGCGTTTTGCACTGGGACCTCGTCTCGAAAGGACACAAGCTCTATCTCGAGCCCGCGGCTAAAATCTATCACCTTAACTTCGACTTTTTCTCAACGTTCCTGAGCGTCAACCTTCAGATGGGACGGATGTTCGCAGCAACCAGGTGTCAGACGTGGCCGAAAGCCAAACGGATCCTCTTCGCATTAGGCTCGCTGCTCATCCCCTTCGTGCGTTTTTACAGGATCGCGCGGAATTATTCGGGCAGCCTCGGTCTCCTCAAATCGAAGCCGCAGGTCTATCCGATACTATTCGCGGGGCTCTTCGTGAGCGCGTTAGGCGAGATGGCGGGCTACATCTCAGGCCCCGGCGACTCCTTACAAAAAACGTTCGAATACCATTTCCACCGTGACCGGCACATGAAGAAGGATATGTAG
- a CDS encoding Gfo/Idh/MocA family oxidoreductase — MPSKPGTITLGIIGCGEVTETFHLPSLKLLPNIEVAALSDIDKRKLDRAAETFGINNRYEDPYELINSKEIDAVAVCTPSGNHYALGMAVLDSGKNLFMEKPPALSMVECAGLVNKARGSPLRAQVGFNLRWHRNVSKAKEIIGKGLLGKIESARSVMSVNDPELAEWRKKRALGGGSLLDLGIHHFDLLRHLLNAEAELVHAAGVSGEVEDETTAVSVKLTNGILCSSIFSYGSGHANEIEIFGSNGIMKISLYDIAGLELRPCDAPPGGLFTGVRRAIDRFAQTAANAGTLRHGGIFKESYYSEWRSFADSVIHGKDTECGLEDGMRALEIALAAVESASTGIPVKLSGVGGEAE; from the coding sequence ATGCCAAGCAAGCCCGGCACCATAACTTTAGGCATAATCGGCTGCGGGGAAGTGACCGAGACATTCCACCTCCCCTCGCTCAAGCTGCTCCCGAACATCGAAGTCGCGGCGCTCTCGGACATCGATAAGAGGAAATTAGACAGGGCGGCTGAAACGTTCGGAATCAATAACCGGTATGAAGACCCGTACGAGCTCATAAACAGTAAGGAAATCGACGCGGTAGCGGTATGCACGCCCTCCGGAAATCACTATGCCCTGGGGATGGCCGTGCTGGATTCGGGAAAGAACCTTTTCATGGAGAAGCCCCCGGCCCTGAGCATGGTAGAGTGCGCCGGGCTGGTAAATAAAGCACGAGGATCGCCGCTCAGGGCGCAGGTCGGCTTCAACCTCCGCTGGCACCGGAACGTGAGCAAAGCTAAAGAGATAATCGGAAAAGGCCTGCTCGGAAAGATAGAATCCGCAAGGAGCGTTATGAGCGTGAACGACCCGGAGCTCGCGGAATGGAGAAAGAAGCGCGCGCTCGGCGGCGGATCCTTACTCGATCTGGGGATTCACCATTTCGATCTGCTGAGGCACCTTCTCAATGCTGAGGCCGAGCTGGTGCACGCGGCCGGCGTTTCGGGCGAGGTCGAGGACGAAACAACCGCCGTATCGGTGAAACTGACGAACGGAATACTGTGTTCCTCAATCTTCTCATACGGCTCCGGTCACGCGAACGAGATCGAGATTTTCGGCAGCAATGGGATCATGAAAATATCGCTATACGACATCGCCGGCCTTGAATTAAGACCCTGCGACGCACCTCCCGGCGGATTGTTTACGGGGGTCAGGCGGGCGATCGATAGATTTGCGCAGACGGCCGCTAACGCCGGGACTCTCAGACACGGCGGAATTTTCAAAGAGTCTTACTACAGTGAGTGGAGGAGCTTCGCGGATTCCGTGATACATGGTAAAGACACAGAATGCGGCCTCGAAGACGGGATGCGCGCACTCGAAATCGCTCTCGCCGCCGTCGAATCCGCATCCACAGGAATTCCGGTAAAATTATCCGGTGTAGGCGGCGAAGCAGAATAA
- a CDS encoding ABC transporter permease — MNYHAVRSIYIFELARTWRTLMQSIASPILSTSLYFVVFGAAIGSKVGDIEGVTYGAFIVPGLAMLTIMSESISNASFGIFLPKFTGTIYEVLSAPVSYIEIIIGYVGAAATKSVILGALILATARLFVPYHIEHPLVMLGFLLLTAVSFSLFGFIIGLWADSFQKLQTVPLMIITPLTFLGGSFYSIYMLPPFWQKVTLLNPVVYLISGFRWSFYGVSDVNVTISLGMTLLFLAICVAIVWWIFRTGYKLKN; from the coding sequence ATGAACTACCACGCTGTAAGATCCATATACATATTCGAGCTCGCGCGCACGTGGCGGACGCTCATGCAGAGCATCGCGTCCCCGATACTCTCGACGTCGCTCTATTTCGTCGTGTTCGGTGCGGCCATAGGCTCGAAAGTGGGTGACATTGAAGGGGTGACCTACGGCGCGTTCATCGTGCCCGGCCTCGCCATGCTGACGATAATGAGCGAGAGCATCTCGAACGCCTCGTTCGGGATATTCCTGCCCAAGTTCACAGGCACGATATACGAAGTGCTTTCTGCTCCCGTCTCGTACATAGAGATAATAATCGGATACGTGGGAGCGGCCGCTACGAAATCCGTAATACTCGGCGCGCTCATACTCGCGACCGCGCGCCTCTTCGTTCCCTATCACATCGAGCACCCGCTCGTGATGCTGGGGTTCCTCCTCCTTACTGCGGTCTCGTTCAGCCTGTTCGGGTTCATTATCGGATTGTGGGCCGACAGCTTCCAGAAGCTCCAGACGGTGCCGCTCATGATAATCACGCCGCTCACGTTCCTGGGAGGGAGCTTCTATTCGATATACATGCTGCCGCCCTTCTGGCAGAAGGTCACGCTCCTTAACCCGGTCGTCTATCTTATAAGCGGGTTCAGGTGGAGCTTCTACGGCGTCTCCGACGTGAACGTGACGATAAGCCTCGGCATGACGCTCCTCTTCCTCGCTATTTGCGTCGCGATAGTATGGTGGATATTCAGGACGGGGTATAAGCTCAAGAATTGA